A genomic stretch from Hoplias malabaricus isolate fHopMal1 chromosome 4, fHopMal1.hap1, whole genome shotgun sequence includes:
- the asb13a.2 gene encoding ankyrin repeat and SOCS box protein 13 has protein sequence MYKMEVETAVSYFFGDIGFWSERTEVHKAAYSGQASQLQSLIQSGASVNIVAVDSITPLHEAAIRGQTQCVRLLLDAGAQVDARNVDGSTPLCEACSVGSFECVQLLLDHGAEVNPALTSRTTSPLHEACMGGNADCVKLVISKGASLEAYDLYSGTPLHVACANQHLECVKVLLNAGAKVNAARLHETALHHAAKGNNLEMIELLVEFGANVYAKDKHEKKPGDYTRPDTPSALCLQLYESTPLSLQQLSRITLRTMLGTRALGTVTKLNLPNRIIRYLCFQ, from the exons atgtatAAGATGGAGGTCGAAACAGCAGTGTCGTATTTCTTCGGTGACATTG gcTTCTGGTCTGAGAGGACTGAGGTACACAAGGCTGCTTATTCTGGACAGGCCTCCCAGCTGCAAAGTTTAATCCAGAGCGGAGCTTCAGTGAATATAGTGGCTGTCGATTCCATCACTCCACTGCACGAGGCTGCCATCCGGGGTCAGACACAGTGCGTGAGGTTACTGCTGGACGCTGGGGCACAG GTGGATGCGAGGAATGTAGATGGCAGCACTCCTCTATGTGAGGCGTGTTCTGTTGGGAGTTTCGagtgtgtgcagctgctcctggacCATGGAGCAGAGGTCAACCCTGCCCTCACCTCACGAACAACTTCTCCTCTCCATGAGGCCTGCATGGGTG gTAATGCAGATTGTGTGAAGCTAGTGATATCAAAAGGAGCCAGTCTTGAAGCATATGATCTGTACAGTGGGACTCCACTACATGTAGCCTGTGCTAACCAACATCTggagtgtgttaaagtgttacTCAATGCAG GAGCTAAAGTGAATGCAGCCCGACTTCATGAGACAGCACTACACCATGCGGCAAAGGGCAACAACTTGGAAATGATTGAGCTGCTGGTGGAATTTGGAGCAAATGTGTATGCCAAAGACAAGCATGAGAAAAAACCTGGTGATTACACCAGACCAGACACACCTTCTGCTCTCTGTCTACAGCTTTATGAAA GTACGCCCCTGTCCCTGCAGCAGCTGAGCCGTATCACACTGAGGACAATGCTGGGCACCAGAGCACTAGGCACTGTTACCAAACTCAACCTTCCAAATCGCATCATCCGCTATCTCTGCTTTCAGtga
- the asb13a.1 gene encoding ankyrin repeat and SOCS box protein 13a.1, protein MDLTAARPTFYGDIGFWADRTPVHEAASLGRVLQLRQLLDDGASVNTVTVDNMTPLHDACIQDHPQCVRMLLDAGAQVDVRNIHGSTALCYACASGSLECVRLLLDHGASVNPSLTALTASPLHEACIRGANVNAIKFHETALHHAAKVSRPDLIELLVEFGGDVNVTDNLGRKAIDYTTSGSPSHTCLQYYQSTPLSLQQLSRITLREMLGTRALQAVTKLDISQRIISYLCYTR, encoded by the exons ATGGATTTAACGGCAGCCAGGCCCACGTTTTATGGGGATATCG GATTTTGGGCAGACAGGACTCCGGTTCACGAAGCCGCATCTTTAGGGCGAGTTTTGCAGCTCAGGCAGCTCCTGGACGACGGTGCATCGgtgaacacagtgacagtggaCAACATGACTCCTCTGCATGATGCCTGTATTCAGGACCATCCCCAATGTGTCCGGATGCTGCTGGATGCTGGTGCTCAG GTGGACGTGCGGAACATCCATGGCAGTACTGCACTGTGTTATGCGTGTGCCTCGGGCAGTttggagtgtgtgagactgcTTCTGGACCATGGTGCCTCAGTCAATCCTTCGCTCACAGCCCTCACGGCCTCCCCACTGCATGAGGCTTGCATCCGAG gtgcCAACGTGAATGCCATAAAGTTCCATGAGACAGCTCTCCATCATGCAGCAAAAGTAAGCCGCCCTGATCTGATCGAGCTGCTGGTGGAGTTTGGGGGAGACGTTAATGTTACAGATAACCTAGGGCGCAAAGCCATAGACTACACCACTTCTGGCTCTCCATCTCACACTTGTCTTCAGTACTACCAAA GTACTCCTTTGTCTCTGCAGCAGCTGAGCCGTATCACTTTGAGGGAAATGTTGGGCACCAGAGCACTGCAGGCTGTGACTAAGCTGGACATATCACAACGCATCATAAGTTACCTCTGCTACACAAGATAA
- the gdi2 gene encoding rab GDP dissociation inhibitor beta: MNEEYDVIVLGTGLTECILSGIMSVKGKKVLHMDRNSYYGGDSASITPLEDLFKRFNLPGSPPESMGKGRDWNVDLIPKFLMANGQLVRMLLITQVTRYLDFKVIEGSFVYKKGSIYKVPSTETEALASSLMGLFEKRRFRKFLVFVANFDENDPKTMEGVDPNKTTMREVYKKFDLGQDVIDFTGHAIALYRTDDYLDQPCIETINRIKLYSESLARYGKSPYLYPLYGLGELPQGFARLSAIYGGTYMLNKPIEEIIYENGKAVGVKSEGEIARCKQLICDPSYVTDHAKVVGKVIRVICILSHPIKNTSDANSCQIIIPQNQVNRKHDIYVCMISYAHNVAAQGKYIAIASTTVETNDPEKEIKPALDLLEPIEQKFVSISDLYAPTDLGAESQVFISRSYDATTHFETTCDDIKDIYKRMTGTDFDFAEMERKKNDIFGDGADQ; encoded by the exons atgaatgaagaatACGACGTTATTGTACTGGGAACTGGACTGACG GAATGCATCCTGTCCGGGATCATGTCTGTGAAGGGGAAGAAGGTCCTGCATATGGACAGGAACTCATACTATGGAGGAGACAGTGCTTCCATCACACCCTTGGAGGAT CTGTTCAAGCGTTTCAACCTGCCTGGCAGCCCTCCTGAGTCAATGGGGAAGGGCCGTGACTGGAACGTGGACCTCATCCCCAAATTCCTTATGGCCAACG gtCAGCTGGTGCGTATGCTGCTGATTACGCAGGTGACACGTTATCTGGACTTCAAAGTGATCGAGGGAAGTTTTGTCTACAAGAAGGGTAGCATCTACAAAGTGCCCTCCACTGAGACTGAAGCTCTAGCTTCCA GCCTGATGGGACTGTTTGAGAAGAGACGTTTCCGGAAGTTTCTAGTTTTTGTTGCCAACTTTGATGAGAACGACCCCAAGACTATGGAGGGTGTAGACCCAAATAAGACCACTATGCGTGAGGTTTACAAGAAGTTTGACTTGGGCCAAGATGTCATTGACTTTACGGGCCATGCTATTGCCCTCTACCGCACAGACGA TTATCTGGATCAGCCTTGCATAGAGACAATAAACAGGATTAAATTGTACAGTGAATCCTTGGCAAGATATGGGAAGAGCCCCTATCTTTACCCACTGTATGGTCTTGGAGAACTCCCTCAGGGCTTTGCCAG GTTAAGTGCCATCTATGGAGGAACCTATATGCTGAACAAGCCAATTGAGGAGATCATCTATGAGAATGGCAAAGCAGTGGGTGTAAAATCTGAGGGAGag ATTGCCCGCTGTAAGCAGTTGATTTGTGACCCCAGTTATGTCACAGACCATGCCAAGGTTGTTGGCAAGGTGATCAGGGTCATCTGCATCTTAAGCCATCCTATCAAAAACACTTCAGATGCCAACTCCTGCCAGATAATCATCCCCCAGAACCAGGTCAACAGGAAGCATG ATATCTATGTGTGTATGATCTCATATGCACACAATGTGGCAGCCCAGGGTAAATACATTGCCATTGCCAGCACTACTGTTGAAACTAACGACCCTGAGAAAGAGATCAAACCAGCTCTGGACTTGCTGGAGCCTATTGAGCAGAA GTTTGTGAGCATCAGTGATCTGTATGCTCCAACTGATCTAGGAGCTGAAAGCCAG GTCTTCATCTCCCGCTCCTACGATGCCACCACCCACTTCGAGACAACCTGCGATGATATCAAAGACATCTACAAGCGTATGACTGGCACAGACTTTGACTTTGCTGAGATGGAACGCAAGAAGAACGACATCTTTGGTGATGGGGCTGACCAGTAA